In the genome of Lathyrus oleraceus cultivar Zhongwan6 chromosome 4, CAAS_Psat_ZW6_1.0, whole genome shotgun sequence, the window ttgtatcttatttgaataatatgagaggctaaaccccccaattCCAGGGGGGTGTCCCCGAATTGATTGTGTAATGACTCTGAAGTTTTAATTTCCTTAATACATGTTATTTTTTGTTAATTTCACTGTGTAATTtgcgtaatgctttctttatcagaaaaatcaagattgatgtatggttaacgattagcaggattgcaattgttaaggtttttatacagtgaaaccataatagatatcacctaggactagggataccctatagTTACCGGGTTATTCTTGTTAAAGTAAAATTGtttggtttcatcataatcacctaaggacttagaggttagattgaataccaaaggtttccctccgaGGTCTCAGAGGGAAACAATCTTAAGATTCGGTAATTGAAACAATTTTcattattaaggagatatacactcaagggtcattaTAGGAGATTTTCACACACCAACCTTGGCAGATTATTATAATCTGTGAAAATATTTATTCGGTGTTATTTTCTCTTATAGTGATTTTTACAAAACCCCTAACTAGTAGTTTTGTTCAATTGGGTAACAATTTACACATATATTGCTGCGCAATCCTCGAGATCAATCTTTGGAAAACATCCATATTATTACTACATCGGCAAAATAGTACACTagctattttcccgatcaagtttttggcgtcgttgtcagggattgccaaatataagtttaaattatctcaattgaaattttgttgctccgcaactaaaatttatttttcattattgTAATAATTTATTTCGATTATATCAACTAATCTTGTCTGATATTTGTATGTGAGGTAAGGCCTTAgctgattttccttttgacgtAGAAATCGAGAGAACCTTGCAGGCGAGACTCTGGCAAGCTCGATTAGCCAGATTGGAATCAGACGAAGAACAACTTTCCATTCATTCAGGTTCAGATTCAGGTTCCGATAGAGAGATCTAAATTATGGCTGAAGCTCCACCGCCACCAGAAAGACTGTTGGGTGACTacggaggtgcaaatgcaccaACTGGCAGATTAACTATTGTCAATCAACCAGTGAACATGGCTAATTTCCAGTTGCATCCGAGTATTATTAATCAGCTTGAAAGGAGGCATTTTACTGGAAAAGtgaatgaagatgcaaacaagcatttgcagaggtttctgaccatgagcaacactctaaaaattgatggtcacaccAAAGAAGCTAAGAAATtgagaatgttcccgttcacctTAGCGGAGGAAGCCGAATAATGGTTTTATTCCCTACCTGCCGGTAGCATCACGTCTTGGGAAGAAATGGAAAAGGCCttcctgaatgagtattttcTAGCGTCGGTATTTCTGCGGaagaggtatgaaattctgaatttcaaGCAGAAGGATGGGGAAACTTTGGGAGACGCTTACAAGAGATTCAAGCGAGTCTTGGTAGcctgcccaactcataatatggatccaACTGAACAAATGTAGATGTTTATGAATGGCctcaaaataaagaccaaacagttgattgatacCGCAGCCGGTGGttccacaaatttttcaacagccactggtatcaaATATATCATTGAAGCTATTGCTGCTAATGAGCACTTGGAATTGTACGATAGATGTCAAAGCAAACCAGAAGGGGTTATAGATTTAAAGATGGAAACTAATAAAATTCGTATTAAAGATACTATAGCTGCTGAAGTTGAGAAGAAGTTGAAggcgatgaatataggtacccaACAGGTGGCGCAGGTCCAACCGGCTCCTACTGTCTGTTGTGAAATTTGTTGTGGTCCACACCAAACTGTTTATTGttttgcaactcctcaacaaTTGAAGGAAATCAAATTTTTGAAGCAGAACAATTCGTattccaacacatacaatccgggttggaagaatcatcccaacttctcATGGAAAGACCAAAAGGGAACCGCTCCTCAACATGGTCAGTACCAAACTCAATATTAACAACAATAGCAGTAACATGCCCCTAAGAAAGCTGATTGGGAAATTGTAATTGAAAGGATGGAAGCTCATAATGttcaatttcaagaagaaaaccggaacaatcagaaaaacaccacaacatccataaagaatcttgaagtccaaatgggtcaAATCGATCAGCAATTAGCTTCgagttctcaagcacaaggtTCTCTACTGAGTGCAATCGTGACAAATcctagagagcataataatgtgagcGCGGTGACAAAAAGAAGTGGTAAATCAGATGAAGTAGTCGAGGAGgtggatgaagaggaagatcAATTGATCAAAGTGGATTttgagatcaaagaaaatgaagttgcGAGGGAAGTGGTAGCACCGAAACCTATTGTGAAAGAAACAGTCATTGAGACTAAATTGTTTGTTAAGCTTCCTTTCCCCACTAGGAACAAGAAAAAGGGacaacatgagaaaaactttgaaaaattcttaGAGTTGTTCAAGAATCTGGAGATCAACATTCCTCTGTTGGaggcacttgaacaaatgcctacttatgccaagttcatgaaagacatcattTCAAAGAGGCGAACCGTCGACACCAACCCGATTATTCTAACCAAAACTTGTAGagctattttgcagggtatgaagattccgaTAAAGAAGAAAGATCGAGAAGCTGTTACCATCCCTTGTACTATTGGAGATAGGTCATTCAACAAAGCTCTTATTGATCTGGGAGATAGCGTGAGTCTTATGTCGTTATCCATTTACAAAAAGCTTGGTATAGGGGTTGTGCAAGACACCAGGATGACACTAGAATTCGCCGATCATTTGGTCAAGAAACCGTATGGTATTGTTGAAGATGTTCTTGtgaaaattgacaagtttgtatTTCCAGTGGACTTTGTAATTCTtgaaatgccggaagatgaagagatcccGCTCATTCTTGGGAGACCCTTTTTAGAAACGGGATGGTGCTTGATAAACATAGAAGAAGCAACAATGACGTTGAAGGTCTATGATGAGGAATTGAAAATTGATGTTCGAAACACCATGAGGTACAAGGATGATATTTGTACCAGTCATACTATAGAGACTCTGGATCAGGTGATGACATATGATAGTCCTTTGAATGCACCACAGTCacctttggaaagagtgttgagtTTTTCCATTTTCGATAGTCATAAAGAAGTGGACAACGGGGAATCTGAAGTGTTGGCCTTGTTAAACGGAGTTGAAACAACTTCCGGAAAATCTTAAATATGTCTTTCTCGATCCTGAAGGAAAATATCCTGCTATCACTAACTCGAGCCTTCACAATATCCAAGAAGAAAACCTCATCCAAGTCCTAAAAAAGTACAAAAATGCTATTGGATGGGCAATTGAAGATTTGAAAGGTATTAGCCCTATTGTGTGCATGCATAACATTCTCATGGAAGAAGACCACAAACCGGTAGTCCAACCGCAGAGAAGACTCAATCATGCGATGGAGGAAGTAGTTCAGAAAGAGGTGGTGAAATTGTTAGACACAAGTCTTATATATCCTATTTCTGACAGCCCTTGGGTGAGCCCAGTGCATGTTGTCCCTAAGAAAGGGGGGACCACCGTAATAAGGAATGAAAAAAATGAGTTAATTCATAGTCAAACAATTACCGGGTGGCGTGTGTGCATTGACTACAGAAGGTTGAACACAACAACtaggtgtagcggtaaattcatgaccatcaagctatggataagctagacgtcaaataacaagagtcgccaccgcgcttttattgtttccaagggaaaaaggaaaagtacgaacaaaacccaaaaataagaagttttcaaatcaaaactaataatatgccagagattacaggtaagggggttggttacacagagggaaggtgttagcacccaaagtgtcctaggtactcctagggagccctttcttgtgtgcatatgtattttgtacaaagtgatgtttacaaacaaatagaatggggggatgataaaagaattcattaattatatttttgtgtttgacaagaccttcggacttgtgcctacgtaccaacataaaaatgagggatcaaaacctcgtagttcgtgatataaatttcaaagtggatgttTTGCTTTTAccaaaaattaggtttgaaaggcacaaaggcctaagaatggtttgaatgagttagtgcttttggcttttgaaatctataagtcaagtatagttaagtttacttacatgtttgatttaagaaaaaaagtttgaaaatgcaatggcataaggccaaagtttctaatttgcaaaataGTCTAAATTTGGAAACAAAAcaattacaaacaaagaagtttttaaaaggagggagagattttgaaattaaagagatggggaggagatgaagagactaatcctaagcacaaatttaaaggttaagagttgaaaagatctgaccaatgggctacaatccaatagacaagaatgtcatatagaaacccaaattccaTTGGACAGTAGAATCAAGCAATAAATAATGCACACcatattaacttgaagagcaaggcatcaaataaagatagccacatccaagctttagctactccataatcttcttcaaattggcc includes:
- the LOC127136407 gene encoding uncharacterized protein LOC127136407, encoding MGQIDQQLASSSQAQGSLLSAIVTNPREHNNVSAVTKRSGKSDEVVEEVDEEEDQLIKVDFEIKENEVAREVVAPKPIVKETVIETKLFVKLPFPTRNKKKGQHEKNFEKFLELFKNLEINIPLLEALEQMPTYAKFMKDIISKRRTVDTNPIILTKTCRAILQGMKIPIKKKDREAVTIPCTIGDRSFNKALIDLGDSVSLMSLSIYKKLGIGVVQDTRMTLEFADHLVKKPYGIVEDVLVKIDKFVFPVDFVILEMPEDEEIPLILGRPFLETGWCLINIEEATMTLKVYDEELKIDVRNTMRYKDDICTSHTIETLDQVMTYDSPLNAPQSPLERVLSFSIFDSHKEVDNGESEVLALLNGVETTSGKS